One Salvia splendens isolate huo1 chromosome 1, SspV2, whole genome shotgun sequence genomic window, ttttcaaaatcatCGGTTAACTGTATGTTACGATTCCAATAGTTTGGACTTGGAATCGAACCAATAGAGCCGAAAATGCCAATTTGAATTCAGTCCGTGCATGgcgattttgattttgatttagaAAACGAAATCATTGGTCCGAATCTAATTTTAACCAGTAGCCTAGTTTGAAGTAGACATCCCCTACTCTTGAGTAAGATGTCTTAGTGACAAGTTACAACAAACAAATTAACATAAGAGAGTCTATCTTCTTTCCATACTACAACCAAAACATGTGTAAGCCATAGACACGAGCATGCCAAAAGCCACCTTTGAAGGAGAGATTCTCACAAGAAGGAAAGTTGTTTagaagaagaagacaaaagGTATGCAAAAACATGTGGAACACTACATGACAACATAAATCTAAACATGCATAGATGCTTTTGGAGACAATAAAGATAAGAAGTTTTGACACTTGAAAACACTACGTACGCCTAGATACATCGTTTCACCCAAACTTTCATTTAATAGGTCACTCAACAATATATATACATCTAGTTTCAATAAATTGGTCAAGATTCAATGTCTGAGAAACTCAATGTTGATAAATGAAGACATTGTCTTATTTCCCTAGCTCGGATGTTCATTTACTGTTTTGTGGGCCATAcctttttgtattattttgagCTTTTTTATTGAGTTTAACGATCAACAACAGTAActaggagtactataaaatagcTTGGTTTACCAAATATGATTTGTCTATTCTATTGTATCACTATAATATCTACATATGACTAAATTAATAGCAACAATATAAATATGATATTGTGTATATATCTTTTTATACCGAAACTATTGATTGTTATGATTTTGCAACcaaattattgatttattctAATTTTGCTATCGAGCAAGATTCCAGCGTCAACATAGTTTGATGAGTTACTTACTGTCGATCGTCAATGAAAACGACATCACATTTTAGGTAACAAAACACCATCGTATCATACTATAATTAAATAGTTtcatttgttgaattaagatgtACTATATTTAAGCTATGTTATAGTAAAAATCTTGAAtagttgcaaaatcagaataactcaatattttgataaatttataatcAGATTTTGAAATTAGTATGCAAAACTAGATATTGGCAAAAGTTTAGAAATTTTCTGACAGATATCCCTATAATTTTAATGATTTAAGGTATATGAGTTAAAGAATACTATAACAGTACTATATGATAAAAAAAGCTCTTTTATTTCTTAAATTCTTCAAAGATTATGATAAGACTAATAGAGTAATATCCAACACACGTATCCTCTAAataaatttaatgtttttacACGAATgattaaataaagaaatgagTAAGACTTTTATTGACTCCATTTATCATGATtttgatagaaaaaaaaagctGGTTCATATTTGTGCTGAAAACATAAAGATCTTGAAATAAATACTCCGGCATTTGTAGATTCCGTTGATTTTGATTTCTCAGGCAAAGCAAAAAAGTGCATTCTCCTTCGGCGGAACCCACAAACCCTAcccccctcctcctcctcctcctcctcgtctttcaatttcaatttcaatttcaatttcacacAGAACTCAGCAATTTAAGTTTGTTTAGATAAAGGGGAGAAAGCAAATAAAAGAGGTGCCTTTGCTTGTAAATTAGGGTTGATTCTTGGGATTCATTATTGCCCTTCTTCTCCATGTCAACTCAAAAGAATTCTTTGTCTCTCTCTCTGATCATTTCTTGTTGATTGGGTTATTACAATCTTTGATTGCGAGATttcctcaaaaaaaaaaaaactacttatATATTGGTCAGAGGCCCTTCTTTTCGGTTAGCTTTTCAATTTCAAGAAACTGCTGGTTGggtttttatttctctctctatgCGGGAAGCCCTTTTGAATTTCTGTCAAGAGCCTTGATGATGTTGGATTTGAAGGAGGCATTTTGCAGCAACATTGTTTATTTCTGTGGGTTTAGTTGCTTTCTTCATGCCTAAGTTTTTCTCAGGGCTTTCGCCCATCAATTGGTGTAGTAAGCGCACTCCTGGGTTCTTGAAATTCCGGTGGAAAATGGGTTGTATTCAGACGAAATGCTGCCGGAAATACGCGGTTTCGTCTGATGGAGATAACAAGGAGGAAACCGGCATCTATCCCGGTCATAATCCTCATGTTATTGCGAATCCTTTTCTTAGTGTTGTTGATGTTCCTTCTCATAATCTGAGGTTATCTTACTCTGTGATTAGCCAGCGTGGTTATTACCCTGAAACCCCTGATAAGGAAAACCAAGATAGCTATTGTGTGAGAAATAATATTCAGGGTAACCCCAATGTGCACTTCTTTGGTGTGTTTGATGGTCATGGTTTGTGTGGCACGCAGTGCTCGAATTTCGTTAGGGATAGGCTCATTGAGATCTTGTCGAATGATGCTGCATTGTTAGATGATCCGGTTAGGGCTTATAGCAATGCGTTTATAGCAACGAATGAGGAGCTTCACCATAGTGAGTTTGATGATTCCATGAGTGGCACTACGGCCATTACTGCTCTAGTGGTTGGGGATAAGCTGTATGTGGCGAATGCGGGGGACTCGAGGGCTGTTTTGGCTGTCAGGGAAGGGGATCAGGTTGTTTCCCAGGATTTGTCGTATGACCAGACTCCGTTTAGGAAGGATGAATGTGAGAGGGTGAAGCTCTGTGGGGCTAGGGTTTTGAGTGTTGATCAGGTGGAAGGGCTTAAGGATCCTAGTATTCAGTCCTGGGGAGATGAGGAGACCGATGGCAGTGATCCTCCGAGGTTGTGGGTACAGAATGGCATGTATCCTGGGACTGCATTCACACGGAGTGTTGGTGATAACATAGCGGAGAAGATAGGTGTCATTGCTGATCCAGAGGTTGCTACAATACAGCTTACATCTTCTAGCCATCCTTTCTTCGTTGTTGCAAGTGATGGAGTTTTTGAATTCCTATCCAGCCAGACAGTTGTTGACATGGTATGTTGCTTTGTAGTATTTAGTTTTGCCAATTATTTCTCATTGCAGTTTGTAAATTTAGAGTACATTCGCAGTCTAAACTCAAGTGATAGACACTAGGCTCTGTTTGACAAATCTTTACATATACACTTCTTTTTAGCCTATGCTTAGAGACACTCTGTATATATTATTTTGCATTGCATCATATCTTGACACCGACCATTTATATTATGTGTGCAGTAAAGGTTTTGATCTTTGTCCTAAAAGAAATATGCCGCAGTTAAGTTTTGATCTTTGTCCTAAAAAAAATATGCTGTCTATGCATTTTCCTACAATACGTAAGCTTGCGTCTAATACTAGTAATTTTCACTCGCCCATCTATTTGTTTTTCAAGTCATGGTTTAGCAGCAGTCTCGGGAACTCATGCCTTCATAGAACTCATTCTTGGCATACTGCATAGATAGCAACTACTTTATGTATCCTATAGTTAGTGATCTCTAGCATAATAGGTCGCAACATTTGATTGCTATGGCTTGTAGAATAAAGGATTCATATCATATGTATCTCGTTTACATTTCTATAATGCAATTGAACTTATAATGTTAGTTATGTTCCCACAAATAAGACTACATCATTCATAGAGCATCACGATGGTTGCTAATGTAGTTATATCCGTACACAGCTGACTACAGAATGTCCTTCCTTTATGTGACGCCGTCTGTCTATCCCAACTGTGCAGGTTAACAAATATGTGGATCCCAGAGAAGCTTGCTCTGCCATAGCCGGTGAATCGTACAAGTTGTGGTTAGAGAATGAAAGTCGGACGGATGATATTACGATGATCATTGTACACATTAAAGACTTCAATACTGATTTATAAATACTGTGTAAATCATGGGGTGTACTTTTAGTGGGATCATGGGGCTTCTCAATTCTTAATACCAAATTTACTTTGGTTAGTTGGGGAAATATTTTGGGTGACCATGTGGGAGAAATGTAAATGATTCTTATCTGAGCCTTATATGGCATTGGTGCTACTAACCAAGTGTTGGTAAATTCTGAAAAATGAATGTCCAAATAGCAACTGCTGTCACCTTATATCCATTCGAACTCTTcttgatttttatgtgatattTCATTTTCCTAATAGTATTTTTGTGTAGAAAGTAATTTCATTAtgtgatgagagagagagagacagagagacagagagaaggATGATAAAGCTGGTCATGTacgaaatataatgaaaaagaTGTAAAATAAGCAAGTCTGGTGACAAGGATCAGATATCAAAGTTGTTGCTGTCTAGAGATATACATGCTATTTCTGGTACAAAATGCTCATGTATTGGCACAAAAAGGGGGCAAGATGCAATCAAAAATAGACAGACAACTTCTTGTCAATCATGTTTTGGATAATATTACACTTATCCAATAATTCACTAAGTTTATCAGCATCTTTAGGAATTTTAGAAGAGGCGGTAAGCAGCGATCTATCATTGTTGTTTTGTTCGACTGCTGAGAAATCACAACCCGTAAACATGTCATTCTGTGAGCTCTTCTCTTCTTCAGTTAATGTTACCTGGTCACTTGAAGATGGAATATCAGCAGAATCAGAAGCCATTGTTGACCATGGTTGAAAGCTCTCAAAAGCCATCTGATTCGACTCAAGTCCTGTAGGGCAACAGCCAACTTCAACCAGTTCATCAAGAGATGGCTTGGGAAAGTAAGGAGGTTGAGTTGTATCTTCTGATTCCAAGCTATAGAGGACTTCTGAACTTGGAGGAGACGAGCTGGGCAGTAGCAGGAGATACGTTGAAGACAGTTTTTCGCTATTTAGTTTCATCAGCCGCCAGTTGAATATCCTTCGAAAAATTGAAAGCCACcttggaatgatgtaataagtAGTATTGTGAAGCTCAAGTGAGGTGCAACTTTGAAGCAACATAGATGCCTCGTTAAGGGCCATGGCTTCTCCCATCATCTTACTGGCCTCTGTTAAATAGTTGACCAAACAATTCTCTAACCGCAATATCTGGTTTTCCGTATCACCTCCGATACCAAGACCTTTAGATAACCACGACAGGTCATCCTCCAATGGAGGGAGCTTGCAGTCATTCAATGCAGACATCAGCGTTTCAGTTCTTGAAGCTGAGCTCCATCCTATGCTTGGTAAGTACAGTTTTGCAGCCATGAACTCATCACTGAACTCATCAAGCAGGTCAATTTCAGGACAAGGCCAGCCAGTGGGATTTGCTCGGGATGCCGTAGACACTTCATTCAAGGTTTGATCCAAAGCTTCATTGAAGATTGAAATGCAGTCATTAGGTCCTACTCTGTAGATGTCCATACCATCAAGAACTTTAAGAGTAGTGTTCAAGTGGGAGAGAACCCATTCACGAGTTTTTACTCTACTAACACTGATCTGTGGTGGAGATTCACAAGCCAACCATTCTAGCCCTTCTCTTAGACATTTGTCACTGAAAAAACAACCCAACCCTTGCATTTCGACATCTTTAAGAGAAGCAAAGCAAGAAATAATCACCCTTGACTTGTCAATGTCGTGGAGTCCCAATACTTTAGCTATGTTAGAGATGTCAGATTCATCATTGTTGGAGCCACTGAGTATAATCAGAGGCACGCAAGAACCAGAAGGTAAGAGAGCAACAATGTCATGAAGCTGCTTCTTCTGGAGTTCTAGAGGAATCCCTTCAGATAAAAGGAAGAGAATCACACTTGCTCCTGTTATCGACTTATTTATATCATCAGAGTTCGTGCTCTTGATAACTGATAAACAGCAGGTCGGGTCATCATCAGATTCGCTAGGGATCCAACTTCTCCAAATCGCAAGGTCAGGAGATGACAAAAGCAGATCATCTGAACAATCACTGTTGGCAGGCATGAGCTTGGAAAGCAACCATGAACCAGCAGTTGAGAGGTCATTGGGAAGCCTAGGATTTCCTTGATGCAGAGTCTCTTCCTGTGAACATAGAACCATCTTCCAGCAGATGCATTTGGCATCtggatttttttcaaaaagtttaGAAGCAACCACATCTAAAGGATTCAGCACCGACCACGACCTTTGTTGAGTTTCATGTCTCTCACGCATGACATGATCAATGTTGAACGTCCCAGAGATGCCTGGTTGCTTTAGAGAAGGGAAAAGTAAGAAAAGGACATTAGTTATTATTGGAGACAATATTGTTGGTGTAAATTGAGAGAATTATGATGATTCCTCTCGTAAACTAAACCCATGCTCACATTGAAATCATTTCTTTATAAACCAAAAAAGTGAATAAAAGCCCAGATCATATGCAAATATTTTCAGTTAATATAGCCgcagaaagagaaaacctaAAATTAGTCTGGCAACCTGTGAGCAGTATCCTTCATAGATTGTTATTCTGATTTTCCTGGAGCAGGACCAAGCTATAATGTTCAAGAATTTAGTTTACAACCGTAGTTTTTAATCACAACCCAAAAAGTCCAAGATTCCTGATTTATCTGGATGCTTTGAACATAATATACTAACACAGCAAAGTCTGTATAGACCtacaatgataaaaaaaacaaactctAAACAGCTATAAAAATGTTGACAAAGACACCTAGTGCATTTTTATACTGCATTTAACTATTCAAGACAAGCTCACAAAATACTCACAACTTCAAGCTGCCAAATTGGTGGGCCCAATGAAAGCAAATCCCTTGCAGCATTTGCTGTAAACTTTTTGTGCTCGCGCAATTTCCTTCTATTTGTGGTACGACGCTTCCATATCCTGAAAAACGAATGGGTAAGGaaaaaaatccaaataaaaAGACATTATGAGACATCCAGCAGAGAGACAAACTACAACCTCAACATCAACCTAAGTCTGGCTTCCAGGACTTCTAAATCATAATTACTAGTCGTTGCTTCATCAGTTGTATCTTCTTCCACAACTTTTGTTAGTTCTTCATCTTCTATATCTTCAGAGAACACAGGCTCTTCTATTGGAGTAGAAACAACAGAACCATGAGATGCAACAGGACCTGTGTCTACCTCAGCAGTCACTTCAGTGATTGCAGTCTGCAGGGTGACTGCTGGTGTTGCTTCCAAATCAGGTTTCATTGATCTACCATATGATATCCTAAAAGCAGGTTCATACTTGAATTTGTTTTCAGATTCAACAGCACTGGCATGAGGTTTAGGGGAACTTTTGGAGAAATCTGATACTACCAGCAGACCAGCTGAAGCCTCCTGAACCTCATGTGGAGTGGTTCCTTTATCTGGTGTAATCGGGGAACTAGAAGCTTTATGCGTTGGCTTTTGCGTATTAATTTTTGGAGATAAACTGGTTACTATGTCGTGCATTTCCCCATCATGGAGCTGAGGAGTGCTGACAGCTACAGTAGGTAAAGCTGGCCTTGGGTGAGGATCCTTCTTTAGCTTGAATTTTATTACTTCGTTATCAGCATATGATTCGGTTTGTGGAGGAAACATGACATCAGTGACAATCATCCTTGACCTCTTTCTCTCCACAAGCTTAGATCGCTTGACAGGAAAGTCACTCTCGACATTGAAAAATGCATTTTCCTTTACCATGTACGGTTCTTCAAAATCCCTCATTGAAAAACCATGGTACTCCAGAAGGTCTCCCACATCCTCTTCCTAATTAAACAAAGAATATTCACGAGATGTGTATTTCCATCATCTTAACAATAGCCAAAATATTTGAATACATACACAGACACGAACACACATTACCTCCATCCAAAGCCATTTTGCAACATGAGAAACGGGAATTCCCTGGTTCATTTGCAGACCACAGTGCAAAGAAGCAAGAGCCTGGGTACGTAACTGGCCaaagtagaaaataaataaataaattactataaTATTCCTTAACACAACTGCAAGAAAATGTTATCAACTGAAACAGCAGATTTTCCCGAGACTTAAATAAGGTCAGATGTAATTAACATCAATAACAGAAAATCAAGTACACAGCATTTGCAAACCATTTGATCAGGCATGTATTGTAAACTAACTCCCCGAGCCCTTGTTTCAAGCATATTAGAGAAGCTAAATACAATGCTGAAGAAAAGCAACTGATGCAAGTGCCTAGAACTAAGCTTAAATTATTCAGTACAGTAGCAAACGATAATTATGTTAGATTAGTTCATACCTTTGAAAAATGTGCATGCATTAAGCAAGCTTGCAGATAACTAGCTTTGCGGGCAAGCCTAAAGAAGGCAATAAAATTTCCTGTTCTGCAGGCTCtgtaacaaaaacaaaacaatgtTATTGATAGAGAACAATACTAACTACACAAGGTTATGACAAAGAGGCagcttaaaaaatattttgagaaGGAAACCTGGCCACATCACGAGCAAATAACACTTCTGGAGTTTGCCGCATCTCTGGGGTCATCTTAGCCAGATCAAGCGACAGCTCTGCAGGTTCAACCTGGCATGATTTTCTTATTTGATGGACAGCAAGAAAATGGGAACAGTTAAATTATTTTCCATCTCAAATGACTTACTTTATACCCAGGATGCTTGTCAAGCTTTAGGAGTGCATAATAGCCTCTAAATTCTCTTTCAGATGGCACATCTATTCCTTTTTTTCTGTGATCATCGTAACACTGAAACAACTCTACAGAAGTTTTGTTCATCTGCTCAATATTAAGATGTGCGTCAAATCCCTCAGAGAACCCCTCTCCTCTAGTATGCTCGCATAACTCATGCATAACTATTATGTGAAGTCTTATCTGCCACGAAAAATATAAGTGATAAGAGttagttttaataaatatatgaaaacGAGAAGAATATAAACCAAAAATAGGAGGGGGAGAGTGGAAGGCAATTAATAATGATTACGTTGGGCGAATAAAGCAACAGCAAGAAAAGTGATGAAAGATACAAAATATGAAACaattacaaacatcagaaaaaTCGCATTCTTCGTCACCAATTAATAAGCAGATACAGGAGAGTGTCCAAATAGTTCAGAAAAAGAAATAGTTGTACATTCATAGTTCAAGAATGTGTCCAAACACTTCCTGCAACTTCGCAGAGTCTAGTGAAATATAGTTACCAAAAGAATGTCAAATAGATTACAAATATGGGCTTCAGATCTATAATCAGGAGATGCAAAATACCATTTGCTCAAGCATGGTGATAGCCTCTAGATTGAAAATGTGCTGCATCCTCAAATCCATACGAATGGCCCGCATTCTATCCCATAAGAAATTATATAAGCCAAGAAATCTATCATCATATGGTTCATCCAGTAAATTCATAAGATAGTCTATTGTCTTTTGCAAGATTGGCAACGGACGAATAAGCTCTGCTTCCCTCTCTGCAGTCCTAGTATACTGAGAAACAATAAGACAATGCCCATCAGCAAGTTCAtgcaatttaaattattaactaATAATGAAAAAAGATGCCCAGCAATTTCTATGTAGAAATAAATGTATCCCGCCATCATTAAGCAATAGTCAAGAATAGATCACAATACATACCTTTTTTACAGCAATATATTCACTGGTAATGTTCCTATCTCCATCCACGCGTTCATATTGATCAAGGTCTCCTTTTCTTTCACGCTCAGATCTTTCAGACTCTGCCAGTCACATAATTTGGCATGAAAAGGGGGTTTTGCTTCATATTACTGGAGTTTAGTGAGTCATATTATTCACGAACATTCTGAAAACAAAATGACACTTCATAGGTTGCATGTATGCTTTACTGACATTAAGATGAAGCGTGTTCCATGGGCCAGTAGTTGTGTTGCTTTCACTTATAAAATGTAGATGTAATAGCAAGCAAGGAGTATCTGTGCACCATAACTCGGTCATAATGTAAAAAACTAGCATGGTGACGAATTGCAATAGGTACCTGGACACATATCTGGACATAATCCAACTATACTAGTGGACGATGATGTGCCTTCATGGTCTGAGAAGGCATTCCCACTGGAAGAATCCACAATCATATCCGTTTTGGGATCCCCAAAGAAACTTTGTTTATCCGGTAAAGACAGCTGCTGACTCTTGGCTGGATCCTTTTGGTTTTTGACAATTGGATGGCTTGGCACTGGTTGGCTTAATTCATCCTTGAAGCGAGCCAAACGCTTTGCTTTTGCATGCAATTCTCTACACCAACTTATGCAGCTCAGTACAACCAAATACTCATATTATCATACAAAAATCAATAGATGAATATTTTACCGCTCAATCTCCTCTTCAGGATCCAAGTTCCCCTGAGACACTAGACCAGGCGAAGTTTGACGGGGTATCTTGGTTCTTTTGACAGCTGGAACCTCCATTGGCGTGTTTACATCATGTTCAGCATTCATGGGTTGTATAGATGTCGGAGACAGACTTCTTCTTTGGAAACCAGGGCCTCTGAATGGAAATTCTTTCTCAGTAAATGTGGAGAATTAAGGTacgaaattaagaaaaaatgcaCTAGGTTTAGCACCAATACATATTATGTCATATGATGAAAATGAAATCACTGAGATATATCTatctaataaaaaatacatacagATATTTTGAGGAATGCAACCCCTTCTCAATGTACATGAGTCAAACGCAACCTGGCTTGACCTTTATGCAAAATGAAGGATGGCACAAACACAAGATTATGAAACAAACTATAATTCTCACATCCAAGTGTTATCAAATAAATGTTTGGTCCAAGAACATAAGCACAAAGTCTCCATGATAAAGAAAGCTCAGAAGTCATCATAATATCGATATGCAATAACTGATTTACAATATAAAAAGTTGGTGAAGTAGGGATGTACTGCTTCATTTGAGAAAATATCAGCTCATACGGAACCTAGCAATGTGACAATAGACCTAAGCCCAGCAGTTATTAAGAGTGTTATTCCAGATAAACAATGCAATACTGAATTTTAAGCATGAACCAAAAGAATACTTTTGCAACAAGACAGAGAAATTACACCACTCACATGAGGACATAATATATTTTGCATAATCAGAATCCAATTACTTGATATCGGGGCAGACATTTATTCCCTGCGCTTTCTGATTGAGTAAATTGGAAAGTTGATGACCTAAAAGATGCTATATGTTCAGATTTCTCTCATACCTTTTGTGAATGTCAAAACCACTGGCAGGATTCTGTGCAAAATTTCCATTGGGAGATGGAATTGTTGGAGACCTTGTTCGTTTTGGAAGTTGAACATCTCCATGATCAGGCTGAAGCTTTCTTCCAGGTTGATACGAGCCCTTTGTTGTCAAGACTCCAGGTACATCTTCCCGAACCAGTGGAGTGGTAGTGTTCATGGGGGATTTTGATTGATCAGCAGACATAAAGGGAGAGGGAAATGGCCTGTTTAACAAATCAAAAGCATAAAGATTTTGGATAATAAACAAAATCAgtatttcaaaaaattttgaGATCCAAATCTTGATGTTTAATTGCTTACCTGAAGGTGTTTGTTGGGAGAATACAAAATCAATCAATTCTAAGCATTATTAACTACGAACAGTATCCTAACAGAACTTGTGTGGTGTTAAATGTTAAGTTGTTAACACCCCCAGCCCATGTTTTAGGGAATTATTTTCTGTTTTGAGTGTTAGTTGTAAGAATTGCTTTACAAGAAAGGGAAGATTGAGAAGAGAGAtaaaagtgtgtgtgtgtgtgtgtgagtgtgtgtgtgtgtgagagagagagagagagattgagacCAGAAATGTTTTCGGTTACCTCTGCAATTTTTTCAAACAGCCCTAAACTGTAAATGGTTCCACGGCTCATTTAAGAGATTCCAATTAAAATCCTCATAAGTGGAATACTGAATAAcgaaaaaatggcaaaatgctAAATATAATAAGATGATCTCTTGGTGAGATGAGCTATAGCTGGACGTCTGATCATTCCTCCTTCAACCCCAACTCATGTCCTCTCCCCTTTGACTTCATTTCACCCCATATTATCGAACCCCAATTTCCAGTCCTAGTTCGTTATTTGCAGACTATATTATAAGCCCAAATTTCTCTTAATTTATGACAACCTTTTTTTATCCCATGCTATTTCACTAAGTTCACTTAAGTACTCTGTTTGAAATTTGCCTATTCTGAAGCTTAAATCCAGTTCTAGGTGACACATGCACAGCAATTGTGAATCAATACTGACAAATACAGAAAGTTTGCCAAAAGATGAAATGAGCTTTGACAGATGATTACTTCTGAATTGCTCCAAAGGGCCGAGAAGATTCCCTTCTGGGGGTGCTGCTCTCAAAATCCAATGGTGGTAAAGACATAGCCTCGGGAGCATCAAGGTCCCTATAGTCAACTAAAGATCTAGAAGAAATGCAAAATATTAAACACAGTACTTGAATTGATTTGCAAAATGTGTTATTATATCACAAGTATGTTGCCTTCATAATATATATCAATAAGAAAGCTGTCTATGTTCTACATTTCAATTTTTCCAAAACTAGACTTGCTAGAAATGTGCATGACACCCCAGAAAATTTTTTAAATGGTTACGACAAAGCTCCATCATCACTATTTATTCATAATGGCATAATCTCCTTATTTTCTAAAACTAGTAGAAAAACTTACAATATAGATGGGAAGCAATATAAACAATTTCTATGTGATGACATAAAGGACCAAGGTTAAACAAATACTTGAGTTTTCACCACATATTTATGGCTTATTTTTTTTCTCGCATCGCCTCATGCACTTCAAGCTAAAATATGTACAGAATATACTTGCAAAAGTTAATTATCAAAACCAAAAAGATATTGCTTGTACAGcccttcaaagccaagcatatGAGCTGCCAACTCAGACAAATTTTTTAATCTTTAAGAACATAAGCTGGTCGAGTTTTTAAAACTATTCCAAGTGCTGTCTAGAGTACTCACAGGAGCACATCACAATATTGCTGAGAGGGCATACCAGAAAGCATTAAAATTCAAAGGTGATGTAAATTGGTGGGGGCTTGTTGATTGTACTCTAGACTTTGCTAAAAGATAGAGATGAATGCATCATTCTACCTTTCAATAAATTCATTTCAATAACATGTAAAACAACAAAGCCAAACCTGATTGTActacatattataaataaacatccattaacaTGGTTCCATTTTTACAGTCATTTGTACCTATGTAAAAGTCAATTTTTCAGCTAACCTTTTCTTATCATCAACACGAGCATTTTCAGAGGAAAACACTGTGGCAGTAGGAAATGTTGGTGACCGTGTCCGCTTTTGATCTGGACCATCTGTGTGCTTGGTCTTAAACATTGGTTCGGGTTGATGAGTACCTCCTGTTGGAAATACTGGGGAAAGTCTTTGTGGTGCTGGTGGACTGACATTACGGCTTGATAAATTCGAGTTGTTAACCCAAATGGGAGAGACACGGTGCCTACATAACAAACCCAAGATAGTGGACATAAATATATAGCATAGAGTAACAGACAATTTTTACACGACTAGTTACAAGTGATAACAAGAACTGTGAGGTAAACAGCTCGAAGACAGGCTAAAAGCTCATTTCATTTGCATAAATCTCAGTAG contains:
- the LOC121808225 gene encoding SAC3 family protein B-like isoform X3; protein product: MFKTKHTDGPDQKRTRSPTFPTATVFSSENARVDDKKRSLVDYRDLDAPEAMSLPPLDFESSTPRRESSRPFGAIQKPFPSPFMSADQSKSPMNTTTPLVREDVPGVLTTKGSYQPGRKLQPDHGDVQLPKRTRSPTIPSPNGNFAQNPASGFDIHKRGPGFQRRSLSPTSIQPMNAEHDVNTPMEVPAVKRTKIPRQTSPGLVSQGNLDPEEEIERELHAKAKRLARFKDELSQPVPSHPIVKNQKDPAKSQQLSLPDKQSFFGDPKTDMIVDSSSGNAFSDHEGTSSSTSIVGLCPDMCPESERSERERKGDLDQYERVDGDRNITSEYIAVKKYTRTAEREAELIRPLPILQKTIDYLMNLLDEPYDDRFLGLYNFLWDRMRAIRMDLRMQHIFNLEAITMLEQMIRLHIIVMHELCEHTRGEGFSEGFDAHLNIEQMNKTSVELFQCYDDHRKKGIDVPSEREFRGYYALLKLDKHPGYKVEPAELSLDLAKMTPEMRQTPEVLFARDVARACRTGNFIAFFRLARKASYLQACLMHAHFSKLRTQALASLHCGLQMNQGIPVSHVAKWLWMEEEDVGDLLEYHGFSMRDFEEPYMVKENAFFNVESDFPVKRSKLVERKRSRMIVTDVMFPPQTESYADNEVIKFKLKKDPHPRPALPTVAVSTPQLHDGEMHDIVTSLSPKINTQKPTHKASSSPITPDKGTTPHEVQEASAGLLVVSDFSKSSPKPHASAVESENKFKYEPAFRISYGRSMKPDLEATPAVTLQTAITEVTAEVDTGPVASHGSVVSTPIEEPVFSEDIEDEELTKVVEEDTTDEATTSNYDLEVLEARLRLMLRIWKRRTTNRRKLREHKKFTANAARDLLSLGPPIWQLEVQPGISGTFNIDHVMRERHETQQRSWSVLNPLDVVASKLFEKNPDAKCICWKMVLCSQEETLHQGNPRLPNDLSTAGSWLLSKLMPANSDCSDDLLLSSPDLAIWRSWIPSESDDDPTCCLSVIKSTNSDDINKSITGASVILFLLSEGIPLELQKKQLHDIVALLPSGSCVPLIILSGSNNDESDISNIAKVLGLHDIDKSRVIISCFASLKDVEMQGLGCFFSDKCLREGLEWLACESPPQISVSRVKTREWVLSHLNTTLKVLDGMDIYRVGPNDCISIFNEALDQTLNEVSTASRANPTGWPCPEIDLLDEFSDEFMAAKLYLPSIGWSSASRTETLMSALNDCKLPPLEDDLSWLSKGLGIGGDTENQILRLENCLVNYLTEASKMMGEAMALNEASMLLQSCTSLELHNTTYYIIPRWLSIFRRIFNWRLMKLNSEKLSSTYLLLLPSSSPPSSEVLYSLESEDTTQPPYFPKPSLDELVEVGCCPTGLESNQMAFESFQPWSTMASDSADIPSSSDQVTLTEEEKSSQNDMFTGCDFSAVEQNNNDRSLLTASSKIPKDADKLSELLDKCNIIQNMIDKKLSVYF